The nucleotide sequence GTACGTCCGACATTAATGAAGAAGGAAAATCATCAGAAAGTTTTTGTCAATATGCGCGGTGGCGAACTTACTGCCCGTGGTGTGCGTTATATATTAAGTGAGATGATAGACAATGCCAGTATGCATACGAAAATTTATCCACATATGTTGCGACACACATTTGCTACGCATTTATTGAATAATGGGGCAGATATGCGTACAGTCCAGGAACTGCTTGGGCACGCCAATTTATCTTCAACTCAAATTTATACTCATGTAACGAAGGAAGCTTTAAGAAAGACATATATGAATAGTCATCCGAGAGCATAGTTAAGGAGGAAATAAAGAATGGGTCAAATTCATGCGACAACGATTTTCGCTATTCACCACAACGGTGAATGTGCAATGGCCGGGGATGGTCAAGTAACATTGGGAAATGCAGTTGTAATGAAGCATACGGCACGTAAGGTCAGACGTCTGTTTAATGGGAAAGTATTAGCCGGTTTCGCAGGTTCTGTTGCGGACGCTTTTACATTATTCGAAATGTTTGAGGCAAAACTGAATGAATATAATGGTAACCTGCAAAGGGCTGCAGTAGAAGTAGCAAAGCAATGGCGTGGGGATAAAATGCTCCGTCAATTGGAAGCGATGCTGCTTGTAATGGATAAATCAACATTGCTTCTTGTTTCAGGGACTGGTGAAGTAATTGAACCGGACGATGGCATTTTAGCAATTGGTTCAGGTGGAAACTATGCATTATCAGCTGGCAGAGCATTAAAAAAACATGCGGGCGATCATTTATCGGCAAAAGAAATCGCAGAGGCTGCGCTTACGACCGCTGCGGATATTTGTGTGTTTACAAACCATAATATTATCTTGGAGGTATTATAATGACTGCGATCAATTTAACACCAAGACAGATTACGGAACAATTAAACCGTCATATTGTTGGTCAGGAAACAGCAAAACGTGCAGTTGCAGTTGCGCTGCGTAACCGGTACCGCCGCTCTTTATTAAGCGAAGAATTAAAAACAGAAGTAATTCCGAAAAATATTTTAATGATTGGGCCTACTGGAGTAGGTAAAACAGAAATTGCACGCAGAATCGCAAAACTGACGAATGCTCCGTTTATTAAAGTGGAAGCGACAAAGTTTACGGAAGTTGGTTATGTTGGACGTGATGTCGAGTCAATGGTACGTGATTTGGTAGAAGCTTCTCGTCGCCTTGTGAAGGATGAACTGTTCGAAAGAGTGAAGGATCAGGCAGAGCGCAATGCGAATGATGCACTTGTTAAATTACTTGTACCTTCAAAAGTGAAAGAAAAGCTCACGCAAAATCCTTTTGAAATGCTATTCGGTCAAAAAGAGTCGTCTCAAGACGAAACTACAAACCAGGATGAACCGGAAATTCGTACACGACGTGCGCAAATTGCCCAAGATTTAAAAGACGGAAAATTAGAAGAACAATGGGTAACAATAGAAGTAACGGAAAATGCCCCATCTCTTTTTGATGCAATGCCCGGTATGAATATGGATAATGCAAACGGTATGCAAGATATGCTTTCAAATTTAATGCCGAAAAAGACAAAAAAACGCAAAGTCCAAGTAAAGGATGCGCGTCGTTTATTAACACAAGAAGAAGCAAATAAGCTGATCGATACGGATGCGTTGTCCAGTGAAGCAATTCAACGTGCAGAACAGGCCGGCATTATTTTTATTGATGAAATCGATAAAATTGCAAGCAAAGGTTCTTCATCGGCAGAAGTATCCCGCGAAGGCGTTCAGCGTGACATATTACCGATTGTGGAAGGATCCACAGTTACGACAAAATACGGCACTGTAAAAACGGACTATATGCTCTTTATTGCAGCAGGTGCTTTCCATATATCAAAACCGAGCGATCTTATTCCGGAATTGCAGGGACGATTCCCGATTCGTGTTGAACTTGAAAAATTAACGAAGGATGATTTTGTTCGTATTTTAAAAGAACCGGATCAATCGTTAATATTGCAATATAAAGCATTGCTTGAAACAGAAGGTGTTACGCTGAACTTTACGGACGAAGCAATTGAACGCATTGCGGAAATTGCTACAGAAGTAAATCAGGAGACAGATAACATCGGTGCACGCCGTCTGCATACAATTTTAGAACGCTTGCTTGAGGAACTTTCCTATGAAGCATCGGAAATTGCGCCGGCACATATCGACATTACACCGAACTATGTCGATCAAAAATTGGCGAATATAGTAAAAAACAAAGATTTATCGCAATTTATTCTTTAAGTACAAGTTGAATTAGTATCTTTAAATTGTAAAAACCTTTAGAATATTAAGTGAATTAAAACGTTCCGTAGGAGGAAACAGAAATGAATTTATTAACAAAAACACGAAAAATTAATGCAATGTTACAAGCATCTGCTGGTAAACCAGTTAACTTTAAAGAAATGGCCAATACTTTAGGTGATATTATCGAAAGTAACGTATTTATCGTAAGCCGTAAAGGGAAGTTGCTTGGCATTTCAATTCACCAACAAATCGAGAATGAGCGTGTTAAGAAAATGTTCGAAGAGCGCCAATTCCCTGAAGAATATACACAAAACTTATTCAATATTACAGAAACTTCTTCAAACTTGGATGTTAACAATGAGCACACTGCATTCCCGGTGGAAAATAAAGACCTGTTTGCATCTGGTTTAACGACAATTGTACCCATTATCGGTGGCGGTGAGCGTTTAGGTACGTTAATGTTAGCGCGTATTAGCGATCAGTTTGAAGATGATGATCTTATTTTAGCTGAATACGGTGCTACAGTAGTAGGGATGGAAATTTTACGTGAAAAATCTGAAGAGATTGAAGAAGAAGCACGTTCTAAAGCAGTAGTTCAAATGGCGATCAATTCATTATCTTATTCTGAGCTTGAAGCAATCGAGCATATTTTTGAAGAATTGGATGGCAATGAAGGTTTACTAGTTGCTTCAAAAATTGCTGACCGCGTAGGTATTACACGTTCAGTTATCGTAAATGCATTACGTAAACTAGAATCTGCTGGTGTTATTGAATCACGTTCATTAGGTATGAAAGGAACATATATTAAAGTATTAAACGATAAGTTCCTGAACGCATTAGCAGAAATTAAAATGAAATAAGACATAGTCATGCACAGCAAGGAGAATTTATCTCTTTGCTGTTTTTTTATTTTTGTTTTTATTAAGAGAATGTTGAAAAATGTCGAATCTCTAAACGGGAATTTTTACGGATTTGGAGTGTTATTGGGTATAAGGTCACTGATGTTTAAGATAAATAAATATCTTTAATACCTAAACCGTGGTAAAATTTATGTGACAAACGATTTGTTACAAAATTATGAAATGTAATTATATAAATACTAATACAAAGGGATTTATTGTATGATGTTTAAGGAAATAAATAGTATTTCGATAAACTGAAAATCTCGATTTAAGACTAATATAATAACTTTCTGTTAGCGAAAGGGTATATGTAGGTCTAAATAGTCTGATGAAATGGAATGTCGAAAAATGTTCGGACTAATATATTGTTAAATGTTATATTTTATAGATGAAAATAGTTCCTTATGACTATTCGAAAGAGTCAAAAGTCGATAGACACTAAGGTTTAATATAATTACAATTGTATTATTGAGTTTTTGTGCGCAAATTTTAGCGAAATATGAATGAGGTGAGAAATTTGGATTTATTTGGCGGGACAATAAGTAGCCTGGAAAAGGGACTTTCCTATGCAACTTTAAAAAATAAAGCAATTACACAAAACATAGCGAATGTTGATACACCGAATTATAAAACTAAAGAAGTAAGCTTCAAAGACGTATTAAATGATGCAAAGCAAGCAACGATTCCTGCGTATCGCACAGATGCGAGGCATTATGATTTTAAAATTAATATTGGTAGCAGCGGTGTGTATTCGAATGAAAACTTCCGCAGCAGAGCAAATGGAAATGCTGTAAATATGGATGCTGAACAAGCAAAGCTGGCTGAAAATACAATATATTATAATGCGCTGATAGATCGTGTCAGCAGTAAATTTTCAACGTTGAATAATGTAGTAAAAGGAGGAAGATAGTAATGTCCATTTTTCATAGCATGAATACGACAGCTTCTGCATTAACATCACAGCGATTAAGAATGGATGTAATTTCCTCTAACATTGCCAATGTCGATACAACGCGAGCGAAGCAGGTAAATGGTGAATGGGAGCCATACCGAAAAAAATCTGTCACACTAAAAGAGCAGCAAGGTCAATTTTCCAACTTTTTAAATATGGCGATTGGAAAAACGGAAAAAGCCGGTGCTGGGAACGGTGTTAAAGTAAGTTCTATTAAAGAAGATACGGAAACCCCTTTTAAATTAGTTTATGATCCATCCCATCCCGATGCGAATGCAGAAGGGTATGTTCAAATGTCGAATGTTGACGTATTAAAGGAAATGGTTGATCTCATTTCGGCGAGCCGCTCTTATGAAGCAAATATTACTGCTTTTAATGCAAACAAGAACATGTTAACAAAAGCATTAGAAATCGGGAAAGGGTGATATTTAAATGGCGATTAATCCAATAACATTCATGTCTCCTGCACAATCTGTGAATGAAGTAAATGTTCAGAATCAACTGACTCCTGCAAATGCGCAGCAGCAATTTGCAGATACATTAAAAGAAGCGATTGCAAGTGTCAATGAACACCAAAAAACATCAGATACAATGACACAAAAATTAATTAACGGTGGAGATGTTGATTTATTTGAAGTGATGATTGCTGCACAAAAAGCAAGTGTTACTTTAAACACAACAATTGAAGTTCGTAATAAAGCTGTGGAAGCTTATCAAGAAATTATGCGTATGAGTGTGTAATGATTTGAAAAACGACTGACGAATTGTTGGGCATTCACTTTAAGCGGAGGATTCATAATGAATGAACGACTTACAAAAATTAAAAGCGACTCAACCGGTTTCTGGAAAAGTCGCACTAAAAACCAAAAAGGTGCATTAATCGGCGCAATTGCTGCGGTCATTGCAATTGCAGCGGTAATTACGTATTTCTCAACGCGTACGACAATGGCTCCTTTATTTCCGGAGATGTCACAGGCTGAAGTAGGGAGAATTACGGAAGTACTTACTTCACAAGGAGTAACGTACGAAGTGACAAACGGCGGGACAGTAATATTAGTGCCGGAAAATCAAGTACAGGACTTACAAGTGTCATTAGCAGCCCAGGGTTATCCTGATTCTGGGGAAATTGACACGTCTTTTTTTACATCTAACGCAGGCTTTGGTATGACCGACAATGAATTTAACGTAATTAAGCAAGCGACGATCGAAACGGATCTGGCGAATTTAGTTCGTAAGTTCGAAGGAGTCAAAGATGCAAGTGTCATGATAACTTTACCTGAAGAGGGTGTCTTCCTTAAAGATGCTAAAGGTGAAGCACAGGCTGCAATTGTGTTAGATACAGGACCTGGACATAAATTCTCGGACGATCAAATTAAAGGCTTATTTAATTTAGTATCAATGAGTATTCCGAATTTACCTAAAGAAAATATCACTATCATGA is from Solibacillus isronensis and encodes:
- the hslV gene encoding ATP-dependent protease subunit HslV, with translation MGQIHATTIFAIHHNGECAMAGDGQVTLGNAVVMKHTARKVRRLFNGKVLAGFAGSVADAFTLFEMFEAKLNEYNGNLQRAAVEVAKQWRGDKMLRQLEAMLLVMDKSTLLLVSGTGEVIEPDDGILAIGSGGNYALSAGRALKKHAGDHLSAKEIAEAALTTAADICVFTNHNIILEVL
- the hslU gene encoding ATP-dependent protease ATPase subunit HslU, which translates into the protein MTAINLTPRQITEQLNRHIVGQETAKRAVAVALRNRYRRSLLSEELKTEVIPKNILMIGPTGVGKTEIARRIAKLTNAPFIKVEATKFTEVGYVGRDVESMVRDLVEASRRLVKDELFERVKDQAERNANDALVKLLVPSKVKEKLTQNPFEMLFGQKESSQDETTNQDEPEIRTRRAQIAQDLKDGKLEEQWVTIEVTENAPSLFDAMPGMNMDNANGMQDMLSNLMPKKTKKRKVQVKDARRLLTQEEANKLIDTDALSSEAIQRAEQAGIIFIDEIDKIASKGSSSAEVSREGVQRDILPIVEGSTVTTKYGTVKTDYMLFIAAGAFHISKPSDLIPELQGRFPIRVELEKLTKDDFVRILKEPDQSLILQYKALLETEGVTLNFTDEAIERIAEIATEVNQETDNIGARRLHTILERLLEELSYEASEIAPAHIDITPNYVDQKLANIVKNKDLSQFIL
- the codY gene encoding GTP-sensing pleiotropic transcriptional regulator CodY, producing the protein MNLLTKTRKINAMLQASAGKPVNFKEMANTLGDIIESNVFIVSRKGKLLGISIHQQIENERVKKMFEERQFPEEYTQNLFNITETSSNLDVNNEHTAFPVENKDLFASGLTTIVPIIGGGERLGTLMLARISDQFEDDDLILAEYGATVVGMEILREKSEEIEEEARSKAVVQMAINSLSYSELEAIEHIFEELDGNEGLLVASKIADRVGITRSVIVNALRKLESAGVIESRSLGMKGTYIKVLNDKFLNALAEIKMK
- the flgB gene encoding flagellar basal body rod protein FlgB, with the protein product MDLFGGTISSLEKGLSYATLKNKAITQNIANVDTPNYKTKEVSFKDVLNDAKQATIPAYRTDARHYDFKINIGSSGVYSNENFRSRANGNAVNMDAEQAKLAENTIYYNALIDRVSSKFSTLNNVVKGGR
- the flgC gene encoding flagellar basal body rod protein FlgC, with amino-acid sequence MSIFHSMNTTASALTSQRLRMDVISSNIANVDTTRAKQVNGEWEPYRKKSVTLKEQQGQFSNFLNMAIGKTEKAGAGNGVKVSSIKEDTETPFKLVYDPSHPDANAEGYVQMSNVDVLKEMVDLISASRSYEANITAFNANKNMLTKALEIGKG
- the fliE gene encoding flagellar hook-basal body complex protein FliE — encoded protein: MAINPITFMSPAQSVNEVNVQNQLTPANAQQQFADTLKEAIASVNEHQKTSDTMTQKLINGGDVDLFEVMIAAQKASVTLNTTIEVRNKAVEAYQEIMRMSV